CGCTGGCCGAACTCATGGCTTCGGAGCATTACGGCACCATCGCCAAGGCCGCGCATGAGCAGGGCCTGAAAGTCTATGGCGAGGCGCTGGAAGACAATCGCCCCTCGCTGGGGGACGATATGGCGATGCGCAGCCATACCGATATTCCGATGTCCGCCATGTGGACCTTCCCGCGCGACAAGCAGCCCAACCCCAGCTATGTTGCGGACATCAAGGGCGCGGCCAGTGTGGCGCATATCTATGGGCAAAATCTGGTCGCGGCGGAAAGCATGACCTCGGCCCTGACCTATTGGGCGGATTCCCCGCGTACCTTGAAGCATGTGATCGATCTGGAGTTCGTCACCGGGGTGAACCGCCCGGTGATCCACACCAGCGTCCATCAGCCGGTGGATGACAAGGTGCCGGGCCTGTCGCTGATGATCTTCGGCCAATATTTCAACCGGCATGAGGCCTGGGCGCCGCTGGCCAGGGCCTGGGTCGATTACATCAGCCGTAATGCGCTGATGCTGCAGCAGGGCCGCAATCTGGCCGATGTTGGCTATGTCTATGGCGAGGAAGCACCGCTGACGGGGCTCTATGGGCACCAGCTGGTGGCGGATGCGCCCAAGACGCATGCCTATGATTTCGTGAACAATGATGCACTGAACACGGCGCTGAGCAATGATGGTGCCGAGCTGACCACCCCGGGCGGCGCGCGTTACAAGGCGCTCTATCTGGGCGGATCTTCACGCGAGATGTCGCTGGCGACGCTGCGCCGCATTCATGCGCTGGTGGAGGGCGGAGCCACGGTGATCGGCCTGAAGCCCACCCACAATCCCAGCCTCGCCGATACCGCGACACCGGACGCAAAACAGGCGTATGATGCCTTGCTGGGCCAGCTTTGGCCGGGGTCTGGCACGGCCACGGTGGGCAAGGGGCGGGTGATCGCATCGGGCGATGCCGAGGCGGCGCTGGCCGGGATCGGGGTGGGCTCGGATTTCCGCTACACCGGTGGTCAGGCCGACAGCGATATTCCTTTCCTGCACCGCAAACTGCCCGATGGCGACGCCTATTTCCTCGTCAACCGCCAGTTGCGTGATGAGACCATCGAGGCTCATTTCCGCGTCACCGGCATGCGGCCCGAGATCTGGCATGCGGAAAGCGGCAAGTCCGAACCGGTCAGCTATCGCAGCGAGGGCGACGAAATCATCGTACCGCTCAAGCTGGCGGGCGAGGAATCGCTTTATGTGGTGTTCCGCAAGGCGGGGCCCGCTTCGGCGGTGGTGGCGCCCAAAGCCTCCGTGGCGCTGGGGCAATTGGCGGGGCCGTGGAAGGTCGAGTTCCAGCAAGGGCGTGGCGCTCCCGCTTCGGTGACCTTGCCCCAACTGGCCGGGCTGGAGCAGAATGCCGATGCCGGGGTGAAGTATTTCTCGGGCGTGGCGACCTACAGCAAGGATTTCGCCGCGCCCAAGGGATGGAAAGCCGGGCAGCCAATGTGGCTCGATCTGGGTGATGTGCATGAGCTGGCCGAGGTGAGCGTCAATGGCACATCGGCGGGAATTGTCTGGCATACGCCCTATCGCATCGATCTGGGCAAGCTGGTGCATCCGGGCGGCAATCATCTGACGGTGCGTGTCGCCAATCTGTGGATCAACCGGCTGATCGGCGACGCCCAGCCCAATGTGACCAGCAAGGTGACCTGGACCGCTTTGCCGACCTATCGCCCCGATGCGCCTCTGCGCCCCTCGGGCCTGCTGGGACCGGTCACGCTGCAGGGCGAGGCGAAATAGGATCGCGAGGCAGGCAAGGGGTTTGCCTTCTCCGCCCCTTGCCTGATAGCGATAAGACTGGCGGTTCGGGAGCATCCCGGACCGCCATTTTGTGTGGGTGCCCGGCAGCTTATGAGGCGGAATAGGCCAGATGGATCAGGGGATATGGCTTGCCTTGCCCATCGAGGGGTGAGCGGCCCGTCCGCTTGAAGCCCATGCGCTCGTAAAAGCCGACAGCCTGATCGTTCTGCTCGTTCACATCCGTTGTCATGCCGGGATGGAGCGTGAGGCCATGGCGCACCAGCATGGCGCCAATGCCCTGCCCATGATGAGCGGGATCAACAAACAGCGCTTCCATATGGCCGTCGTCGATCAGCATGAAGGCGAGGGGGCGATCATCCGCGTCCACGGCCAGCCAAAGCGTGACCTCAGGAAGAAAGCCGCACACCAGCTCATCAAGGGCGAGCCGGTCTTCAGGGGTCAGGAAATCATGCGTGGCATCCACGGCGTTGCGCCAGATTTCGATGATACGGTGGCCCTCTCCGGGGCGTGATAGTCTGATCATGACCGTGCGATTACAAGAAGTTGGCGAAGCAAGAAAGCCTCTTGTGGCATAGGCTCAAAAAACGGCGGCACAAAAAATGGCGACCGGGAGGGCAAATCCCGATCGCCGCAGGGAGGAAAAGTGTTGGCTTAGAACTTGTGCTTCAGGCCGAATTCAAAGGTGCGCCCCAGCGTCTGGCCAAGACCTGTGCCATCGATCGTGCCGAAGCCCGCGCCCGTCACATTCTTGTAGGAGGGATCTTCATTGGCGACATTGTTGACGTTGAGCGTCAGCGTGGTGCCGCTCAGCGCGCCAGCATCCTTGATATCATAAGCGAAATAGAGGTTCACCGGATGGAAGGAGTCCACGTGGGTCTGAACGACAGAGCCGGTGGTGATCGGCGCAATATCGAAGCCTGCTGAATAGTTCATCGTGGCCCGCATCGTCAGATTGCCCACGCTGCCGCCCAGTGCCAGCGACAATTGCATCCGGCTCAAACCGCCCTGGCTGGGATCGAAGGCGCTGAGTTGGGTGGTGCCGCCCACCGCCAGGCTGGCGTTCTTGAGATAATAGGTGCCCGCCACCGAGCCATTGATCGAACCGAAGCTGGTCGGGTGCTGGTAGGTCATTTTGAAGTCCAGGCCGCGGTAATAGAAATTGCCCAGATTGGTGCGCGTGGCATTGAAGATCGCATAGGGCGTGGTGCCGTTCGCGATGTTGTTCGCCGAATAGAGCGTGGCGAGGCTGGGGCCCTGAACATGCTCGTTGCCGATCAGCGCCTGCGCCTGAGCCAGCGTGGGGTTCAGCACATAGGTGCTGGCAAAGGCGGGCGTGGTGAAGATGGAGGGCGAATAGAAGGGATAGATGTTGATGGCATGGAACAGATTGACCGCCCAATAGGTGAGGCTCATCGACAGGCCGGGGGCGAATTTCGGCTTGAAATCGGCGCCGAAGGAATAGGTGTGCGCCGTCTGCGGGCCGATGTTGTTGCCGCCGCCCGCCAGCAGGATCGTGGGGCGACCGATGTTGGCGTTGAAGTTCGAGCCCACCGGCTGATAGGGGCTGGAGAGCAGCACCTGAGCGCGGCTGTCGATGGCGCCTGCTTCGTCCTGAAGGCTGGGCGCGTTGAAGGAGGTGCCGTAATTGCCGCGCAGGGTGAAGCTGGAGGTCGGCTGATAGGTAAAGCCGATCTTGGGGTTCACCGTGCCGCCAAAGTCGCTGTAATTGTCGTAGCGCACCGATCCATCGAGGTTGAAGGCGTAGATAAAGCTGTTGCGATTGTCCGATCCCACGACAGGCACATACAATTCGCCCCAGACTGACTTCGTCGTGCGCTTCTGATTGGCGAAAGCGGCGTTGGACAAGTCACCGGGCACCGCATCGGCCTGATAGGCGACGCTCTTTTCATGCGAATATTGCGCGCCCGCTGCAACCTTCACCGATCCGCCCGGAAGACTGAACAAAGGACCGCTGACATCGAGGCGAACCTGCTCCAATGTCTGCTCATTCTGGGCGAATTGTGCGAAATTGGTGATCGACTGGATCACGGCAGGATTGGTCGCGGCGATGTTGTAGGGGTTGAGGGCCGTGGCAGTGTCCGTGGAGGCCAGCGCGGCGGATTCCGCAGCGGCATTGACCTCTGCCGAGCTGGCGTTGGTCTTGCTGTGGCCGTAATTGCCCAGCAGCGTCACATCCCAATGATGCCCCATATCGAATTTCAGCGTGGGGGTGATGCCATATTCCTGCGTCTTGGTGGTGTTGATCGCAGAATTGCCATTGGTGGCGGCGTAATTATACTGCACCGTTTCCGATGTCGCACCGCCGACCGGGATAAAATAGGGATTGGCTGACGTAATCGTACCACTGGATGCAAGCTGAGCCGTCAAGATGGTGGTGTCGCGCCGGGTCCAGAAGGCTGTCATGTCGAATTGCAGGCGATCCGTGATGCGCTGTGTCAGCGATCCGAAGACCGAATTCTGCGTTTCGGCAGGTTGCAGGTCGGTGTAGAGGTCGGCGTCGCACTTGTTGGTGGTGTTTGGTGTCAGATTGGGCAGGGCATAATTGACCCCATTGGCCACCACATTGCCGGGGTTGCAATTGGTCACCCGGTTGTCACTGCCGCCAAAGGGCGTCAGGTTGGTGCGATAATAGTTGCGATAACGCCCGAGAAGATTCGAATTGTGGCGATTTTCATAGGAGAGGATAAAGGAACCCGACCCCCAATCCTTGCCCGCCGTCGCGTTGAAGTCTTGCTTATAGTAATGATTGGCAAGGCCGTAATGGGCATCGACTTCGACCCCATTCATATGCTTGCGCGTGATAAGATTGATCGTACCCGCAATCGCATCCGAGCCATACAGCGCCGAACCGCCATCGGCCACCACATCGACCCGCTCCAGCATGCCGGCGGGAATGATGTTGATGTCAGGCGCGGTCTGCAGAATGCCCACACCCACCATATTGTGCCCGTTGAGCAGCAGCAGCGTGGCCGCGCCGCCCGCCGCGCTGATGTTGCGGATGCTGGGGCGCACGCTGGTGCCGCCGCTCAGGCCTGTGCCGGGCGTGGGCAGGGCGTTGAAGGCATTGGAGATTTCTGGAACCGTCGCCATCACATCCAGCGCGGTGGTGGCGCCCGATGCACCAATGTCGGCGCGCGACACGCCCACCACATTGGTGCCGACAGGCGCGATGCCCTTGATCAGCGTGCCGGTGACGACAATTTCACTGTCGGTGGGCTGGCTCGGCGCTGCCGGAGCAGGGGCATCGGGTGCCGGGACCGCCTGAGCGATGGCGGTGTTGGCCAGCAGGGCCAGGCTGGAGACCGAGGTAACATAGATCAGAGTTTTCAGCATAATCCCTCCCAGGGCGGGCGCGGCTCTTTCGACCGCGCTCGGTGTGACGCTTGGTCGGACTGGCTGGATCAACAGAAGTTGAGGCGCGTCCGGATCTTGTATTTGGAAGTACAGGGGGATGCAGATGCCATCCTGCACGAAATTTCCTCACCATGCACAAAACGGATTGGATGGATCGATTGGCTGTTGAGTGTTGTTTGGTTGCAACAGGATCATTTCAAGGATCTTGTCTATGAAGAAGACGGTCTCGAAGGATGCTGGATTGATGATTTTCCATATATTGGGAAAATCAACTTCATCTGATGAAGGAAACTGCGGATCATCGCAGCCCATAGCGACCTATTGAAGGTTCACGAAAGCCCCGCCATCCACCAGCAATGACGCGCCGGTGACATAGGGCGCCATGTCTGAGGCCAGAAAGATGATTGGCCCCGCCAGATCCTCGGGCTGGCCCAGGCGGCCCAGCGGGATGCGTGCCTCCATGCGGCGGCGCTTCTCCGGATCGGCCAGATCCTCGCGGTTGATTTCGGTCAGGATCGTGCCGGGCATCACCGCATTGCAGCGGATGCCATGCTTGCCCAACGCAATGGCCGCGCTCTGCATCAGCGAATGGACGCCTGCCTTGGTGGGCGTGTAATGCGTCTGGAATTCCCCGCCCACCAGCGCGGAAATCGAGGAGACGGCAACAATCGCGCCGCCTTGCCCCTGCTTCACCATCTGGTTGGCAGCGGCCTGTACCATATAATAGGCGCCATGCAGATTGACAGCAAAGGTGCGATCCACCAGCTCGACCGGCATGTCGAGAAAGGCGTGAAACGGGCAAATCCCGGCGTTGGAGACAAACACATCCACACCGCCGAAAGCCTCCACCGCGCGGGCCAGAAAGGCTTGAGCGGTTGCCGGATCGGCAACATCGCCTGACAGCGCCAGAGCCCTGCGACCCAGCGCTTCGATCTGGGCCACCACCTCCTGCGCGCGCTCATCGCTATGCAAGTAATTGATCGCCACATCAGCGCCTTGCCGCGCTGCCTCAACGGCGGTGGCGGCGCCGATGCCGGTCGATCCGCCGGTGATCAGCACGCGCTTTCCTGCCAGCAATGTCATCGATGCTCTCCTGATGGGGGTGGGCCTGACGGGGTTGGAAACGGGATCACGGCTGAGGTTTGAGCAGCCCGCGATCCTTCATCCAGGTGTAGAGTTCCTCGATCCACAGATCGCTGGACTTGCCCTGTTTGCGCATGCCGAAACCATGACCGCCCGCCTCGAACAGATGGACCTCGATCGGGCGAAGGGCGGCCTGATAGGCGGCGATCAGCCCCAGATCGCTGTGGCCGAAAAAGGGATCATCCATGGCCATGGCGGTGAACATGGGCGGTGCGTCGCCCGGGACAGGACGGGCCGTCATCGGGCCATAGATCGGTGCGATAAAATCGGGCCGACTGGCGCTATCCTCATTCAGGCCGACGCTGAGCGTCGTCATCGCCCCGGCAGAAAAGCCCACAAAGCCCACGCGACGGGGATCGACATGCCATGCCCCGCTGCGTTGCCTGATCAGTCGCACGGCGGCTTGAGCATCGGCCAGTGCTTCAGGCGGTGTCGAGGGCGTGGTTTTGTCGATGCCACTCAGCAGTCCGGTGAGTTGGCCAAGGAAGGCGGCAGGATCACGCGGCGTGGGCTTCAGGCGATATTTCAGCAAAAATGCCGCAATGCCGTGATCGGCCAGCCAGCGCGCCACCTCATAGCCTTCGCTGTCGATCGAGAGCATCATGAAGGCTCCGCCGGGTGCCACCACAACCGCCGTGCCGGTCGCCTTGGCGGGGTCCGGCAAGAAGGGCGTCAGCGTGGGCGCCGTGACATTGCGGACGATGCGGGCACCCATAAAGCTTTCCCATTGCTCGCCAGTGTCTTGCGCATTGGAGAGCAGGGGAATGGCATGCGGGTCTCGGGCGGTCGGCAGCGGCGTGATGGGCATCGCCGAAGCCGGGCCCGCCGCCCCAACCACATGCGCGGATGGGTTTTCCTGCGCGGCAGCGGGCAAGGGGAGCAGCATGCATGTTGCCAGCAGGGTGAGCGTGCAGCGCGATACAGACATGCAGCCTCCTCATGTCGCGTTTCCGCACCCGCTAAAGCCGGGTGCCGATGTCAGAATGAAAGCTAAGCTGGCCATCGTCCTGCATAAATTTGACGGATCGGGCTTTGAGGGATGCATTGCGCGAATGGCCCGAAAGAATGGACTGCAGGCCCCGCCCCATGGACCAGATCTGCGAAAAACCTCCTATCGCTTCAGCCCCGGGCCGTTCGTTTTGTGCAGAGATGCAATTCGCCCGATGGCACCCTATATGCTTGGCTGAAGGGCCTGTGACCGGGCGCCGCATTGAGGAAGCATCATGAAGCAAAGCTTCAAAATTGATTTCGTGTCCGATGTGTCCTGCCCCTGGTGCGTGATCGGGCTGAAGGGCCTTGAAACCGCGCTGGAGGAGATGGATGCGCATGCAGAGGGCGGCATTCATTTCCGCCCCTTCGAACTCAATCCGGCGATGGCTCCCGAGGGAGAGAATCTCGGCGAGCATATCGCGCGGAAATATGGTTCGACGCCCGAGCAATCCGCCGCCAACCGCGCCGCAATCCGTGAGCGTGCCGGGGCGCTGGGCTTTACGATGGCGATGTCGGAAGGCAGCCGAATCTACAACACCTTCGATGCGCATCGTCTGCTTCATTGGGCGCGGGAGGAAGGCAAGCAGCAAGCGCTCAAACTGGCGCTGTTCGCGGCCTATTTCACTCACGGCCGTGATGTGAGCGATCACGCTGTGCTGGTTGAGGTCGCCGGGGAGGTTGGCCTTGATGCTCAGCGGGCGCAGGCCATTCTGGATGGCGATACGTTTGCCTCGGCGGTGCGCGAGGAAGAGGCGCTGTGGCGTCAGCGCGGCATCAACAGTGTGCCCGCGATCATCGTCAACGATCGCTATCTCATCAGCGGCGGACAACCTGCCGAAGCCTTCGAACAGGCCCTGCGCGAGATCGCCAAAGAGACCGCCTGATAGGGTGCAAGCCCGAGGGAATGAAAGCCTCCCTCGGGCCTAATCTGCCTTATTGCACGAATTTGATGTCCGATGCCTGATCGATGGACAGGTCCTGCAGCTTCTCGCCGACAATCCCTGTGTCAGGCGCACGGCGGAACACGACCACGGCGTGGCTGTGCTGATTGGCGACCAGCACAAAGCGCCCATCCCGGGAAAAGGCGAATTCCCGTGGTTCCGTGCCCTCCACCGAGCGGCGATCGACCTGCCGCAAGGCGCCATCCTCAGGCGAGATGGCGAAGCTCACCAGCTGATTGTCCGTCCCGCGATCGGTCACCGTCAAAAAGCGACCATCCGGCGAAACATGGAGCGCGCCAGCCCCCACCTTGCCCTGAAAGCCGGCAGGGGCCAACGGCAGGGTCTGGCGCAAGGTCAGGCGCCCCTCGGCATAGTCCAGCACCGCGATTTGCCCGGCCATCTCCAGCGTCAGATAGGCCTGCTTTCCGCTGGGGGAAAAGACCAGATGGCGGGGCCCCGAACCGGGAGGGAGGGCCAGAAAGGGCTGCTCTTTCAGCGCCGAGAGCGGCGTTTCGGGATGGGAAGGGTCATAGCGATAGGCATAGATCCGGTCGGCGCCCAGATCCTGCGCAAAGACGAAACGGCCATCGGGCGAAGACACGACCGAATGGACATGAGGGCTGGCCTGCCGCTCGGGATTGACCAGGCTGGCGCGGTGGGTCTTGATCTGGCTCACCGGTTTCAGCGTGCCATCCGGGGCGATCGGCAGCACGGCCAGCGTCCCGCCCGGATCGCTCGATACCGAATAATTGGCCACGAACAGCGCGCGACCATCCTTGCTCAGGCTGGATTGCGTGGGTTCGCTGCCCAGTGAGGAGGTGCGGTTCAGAAAGCTCAGCCGTCCCGAGGCCGCATCCAGCCGATAGGCCGAAACCCGCCCCACCGGATCGCGCTGTCCCTCGCCATTTTCATCGACGGCATAGAGAAAGCGCCGATCCTGAGACAGCGTCAGCCAGGAAGGGTTTTCAGCGGACGTGACCTGCACCGGCGAGGGGGCAATATGCCCCGTCTGCTCATCGAAATGATAGAGGTAGATGCCTTTGCTTTCGCCACCGGTGTAGGTGCCGATCAGCAGCGGCACCGGCGCGGCGAGGGCAGGCGTTGCGATGGCGGCCATGGCCGTTGCCGCGATCAGATAATTCGCTCCGCGCATCCTGTATCCCTCTATGGTCTGAAGCTTGTCACCGGCTCTCCGGAGCCTTTGGATGGGCCATATCTGTCCGACAGAAATTTGTCTATCGGGCAGTTTTTCGCGCAAAATCGGAAAATCTGTCCGATCGATTTGGTGAACAGGGCGAGGCGGGGGCCTTGGTGAGACCGCGCTTGACCCAATATGGAAACCGGTGTCATTGTACGGCGATCGGCTCGCAAGCAGCCTTTTGCGATGGAGAGATGATGCCTGTCGACCGGCGTGCCTTCCTGTCTGCCTCGGCCATTACGGCACTGACGGTATCGGGTGCATCATGGGCTGCGCGGGCAGGGGCGTCTCCTATCCTGCCTACGCAGATGCCAGCGCCGCAGACTGGTGTCAGGCTCGATCCCCGCGCATTCGGCGCCAAGGGCGATGGCAGGGCCAAAGATACGCCGGCAGTACAGCAAGCGCTGGATCGCTGCGCCGTGCTGGGCGGTGGCGAGGTGGTTCTCGCGGGCGGTGTGTTTCGTGTCGGCAGCCTGCGCATCGGTTCCAACACCAGCATGCGGATCGAGAAAGACGCTGTGCTGAAAGGCTCGGACGATCTGGCCGATTATCCGGTGATCCAGGTCCGCTGGGAGGGGCGCTGGATCTCCGGCCATGCGGCTTTGCTCTGGGCTCAGGATGCGCGCAATATCCGGTTGACCGGAGGCGGGCGGATCATCAGTTCATCGGCCTTCGCGGGGCGGATCGCGCCCTCCGGCCTGCGCCATCCCGCGCTGCTGGAGTGGATCGAGGTGCGCGGGCTGACCGTCAGCGATCTGTCCACCGAGCAGGGCGACATGTGGTCCATCCACCCGGTTTACTGTGAGGACGCAAGCTTCTCCCGGCTTCTCGTGCATGGCGGGGCCGATGGGATCGACATCGATTCCTGCCGCAGGGTGCTCGTCGAAGGCTGCAGCTTCGACACGGCGGATGACTGCATCTCGCTCAAATCCGGCAGGGGGATGGAGGGCGCCACCATCGCCCGCCCGACCGAGGATGTGACGATCCGCGATTGCATATTCCGCGATTCCCGCTGGGCCTGTATCGGCATCGGCAGCGAGACCAGCGGCGGCATCCGCAATGTGCTGGTCGAGCGCTGCCGGTTCGAGCAGGCCTATACGTTCAGCATCTACATCAAAAGCCGCCCGGGGCGCGGCGCTTTTATCGAACATATCACCATGCGCGATCTGGAGGTTACTCAGGCCGGGCAGGGCTTTCTGCGCCTGAATTTCCTCGACAGCGGCAAGCAGGATCAAGTCCCGGTTCCCGGTCTGGAAGGCATCCCGCGCGTCGGCGGTTTCATCTTTGAGCGGGTGAACATCCGCAGCGTGCCCATTCTGGTGGACGGGGTGAACATCCATCCTGACAAGCCGTTGAGCGGCTTTGTGTTGCGCGATCTTCACGGCGTGAGCGAGCGCGGCATCGCTTTGGCCAATATGCGGGACGTGTCGCTGGAGAACATCAGCGTCAAGGTCAGCAAGGGTCCGTTGCTGACGCTTGCCCATGTCACAGGCAAAGGGCTTGAAGGTGCCGTAACGGGCAAAGATGTGCCACGTCCTGCCGATGTCCAGACGACGATGCCTTTTCAGCTTGGCATGGATGCGGGACGGCCAAACTGAGAATGGATAATCCAGTTATGATAATCTATCTTATGTTAAATAAAAGGACTTCAGGCCTGGGAGGCTGATTAAGCCCCCTGCCGACAGGACAGCTGCTGAAAGGCACCAGAACATGCCTCAAATCCCGATATATCTCGATCGTTTCGCCCATACTTGACCGGATCATCACCTTTGCTAGTCAAACTGATCGAGCTAGAGCATTTTCGAACGGGCCGTTGATGGTCACCGACTCGTGCAATGCGGCATTCAAAGACAAGAGCTTTTTCGCCCCCCGTGAAAAGGCTTCAGGACAGGTATCGTGATGGCAAGTGTGGCGCGAGGCGAAGGCAGGCTCTATGAGCGCATCGCGAATGAACTTCGCAAGGCGCTGAATGAAGGTGATTTCGCGGTGGGTGATCGTCTGCCGTCGGAACGCGATCTGGCCCAGCAATTCGGCGTCTCCCGGCCGACCGTGCGTGAAGCGATCATCGCGCTCGAACTCGATGGACTGGTTGAGGTGAAGACCAATTCCGGGGTCTATGTCGCAGCGCTGGCCCCCAGCGGCGGCACACCATCTGACACCGATGTCGGCCCCTTCGAGCTGCTGGAAGCGAGGCGCCTTTTCGAGGCTGAAATCGCAGGGCTGGCCGCGCAGCATATCGACGCCGCCCGGTTGGACCGGCTGCGCACGCTGGTCGTGGAGATGGACAGCAAGGACCTGCTGGAAGCCGAAGCTGCCGATCGCGAATTCCATCTGGAAATCGCGCGCGCCACGGAAAACAGCGCCATGGAAAAGACGGTGCTGATGCTGTGGAATGCCCGCGATGAATCCCCCCAATACAAGTTGCTCACCACCAAGGTGCGTGCGGCAGGCGTCGCTCCGGCGGTTTCCGAACATATGCGGATCGTCGAAGCGCTGGCCAAGGGCGACAGTGAAGCCGCCCGTGAGGCGATGCGCGAACATATCGACCGCGTGATCGACCATTTGCTCCACGCCACCGAGGTGGAAGCGGTGGAACGTGCCCGGGCCGAAG
The Novosphingobium terrae DNA segment above includes these coding regions:
- a CDS encoding FadR/GntR family transcriptional regulator — translated: MASVARGEGRLYERIANELRKALNEGDFAVGDRLPSERDLAQQFGVSRPTVREAIIALELDGLVEVKTNSGVYVAALAPSGGTPSDTDVGPFELLEARRLFEAEIAGLAAQHIDAARLDRLRTLVVEMDSKDLLEAEAADREFHLEIARATENSAMEKTVLMLWNARDESPQYKLLTTKVRAAGVAPAVSEHMRIVEALAKGDSEAAREAMREHIDRVIDHLLHATEVEAVERARAEVEAKRKRFAALR
- a CDS encoding glycoside hydrolase family 28 protein, giving the protein MMPVDRRAFLSASAITALTVSGASWAARAGASPILPTQMPAPQTGVRLDPRAFGAKGDGRAKDTPAVQQALDRCAVLGGGEVVLAGGVFRVGSLRIGSNTSMRIEKDAVLKGSDDLADYPVIQVRWEGRWISGHAALLWAQDARNIRLTGGGRIISSSAFAGRIAPSGLRHPALLEWIEVRGLTVSDLSTEQGDMWSIHPVYCEDASFSRLLVHGGADGIDIDSCRRVLVEGCSFDTADDCISLKSGRGMEGATIARPTEDVTIRDCIFRDSRWACIGIGSETSGGIRNVLVERCRFEQAYTFSIYIKSRPGRGAFIEHITMRDLEVTQAGQGFLRLNFLDSGKQDQVPVPGLEGIPRVGGFIFERVNIRSVPILVDGVNIHPDKPLSGFVLRDLHGVSERGIALANMRDVSLENISVKVSKGPLLTLAHVTGKGLEGAVTGKDVPRPADVQTTMPFQLGMDAGRPN